A single region of the Acipenser ruthenus chromosome 57, fAciRut3.2 maternal haplotype, whole genome shotgun sequence genome encodes:
- the LOC117407732 gene encoding zinc finger protein 568-like has product MEPVHIKEESHILESVHMKEESPVLESVHIKEESPVLESVHIKEESHVLESVHIKEESPVLESVYITEESPVLESVHIKEELPELDPVHVEEEGNPFKTSSLQGSLSCTECGKSFSQLQNLKRHQRIHTGEKRYVCADCGKSFSQLGNLKRHQRIHTGEKPYVCSDCGKSFSQSHTLKIHQQIHTGVKLHICAVCGKSFSQLQNLKLHQQIHTGEKRHVCADCGRSFSQSGTLKIHQGIHTGVKLHICADCGKSFSQLQNLKLHQRIHTGEKPYVCGNCGKSFSQSGTLKIHQRIHTGEKPYPCSRCGKSFSRLVRLKRHQLIHTGEKPYHCKDCGTSFSDPGNLKRHQQIHTGEKPHVCADCGKRFSDPGNLKRHQQIHTGEKPHVCADCGKRFSDPGNLKKHQKIHTGEKPHHCNDCGKSFSRINQFKIHQRFHTGEKPYHCSDCGKSFNASGSLKRHKCKL; this is encoded by the coding sequence atggagcctgtccatattaaagaggagagtcacatactagaatcagtccatatgaAAGAAGAGAGCCCTGTACttgaatcagtccatattaaagaggagagtcctgtactagaatcagtccatattaaagaggagagtcatgtactagaatcagtccatattaaagaggagagtcctgtccTAGAATCAGTCTATATTACAGAGGAGAGTCCTGtcctagaatcagtccatattaaagaggagcttCCTGAACTAGACCCTGTCCATGTTGAAGAGGAGGGTAACccttttaaaacaagcagcttgcagggctctctgtcctgtacagaatgtggaaagagtttcagtcagttacaaaacctgaaacgtcaccagcgaatccacactggagagaaacgatatgtctgtgctgactgtgggaagagtttcagtcagttaggaaacttgaaaagacaccagagaattcacactggagagaaaccatatgtctgttctgactgtgggaagagtttcagtcagtctcACACTTTGAAAATacaccagcaaatccacactgGCGTGAAACTACACATCTGTGCtgtctgtgggaagagtttcagtcagttacaaaacctgaaacttcaccagcaaatccacactggagagaaacgacatgtctgtgctgactgtgggaggagtttcagtcAGTCTGGCACTTTGAAAATACACCAGGGAATCCACACTGGTGTGAAACTACacatctgtgctgactgtgggaagagtttcagtcagttacaaaacctgaaacttcaccagcgaatccacactggagagaaaccatatgtctgtggtaactgtgggaagagtttcagtcagtctggCACTTTGAAAATACACCAGCGTATCCACACTGGTGAGAAACCGTATCCATGTAGTAGATGTGGGAAAAGTTTCAGTCGGTTAGTACGCCTTAAAAGACACCagttaattcacacaggagagaagccatatcactgtaagGACTGTGGGACGAGTTTCAGTGATCCAGGCAActtgaaaagacaccagcaaatccacacaggagagaaaccgcatgtctgtgctgactgtgggaagagattcagtgaTCCAGGCAActtgaaaagacaccagcaaatccacacaggagagaaaccgcatgtctgtgctgactgtgggaagagattcagtgaTCCAGGCAACTTGAAAAAACACCAGAAAATTCACAccggagagaaacctcatcactgtaatgactgtgggaagagtttcagccggataaaccaatttaaaatacaccagcgattccacacaggagagaaaccttaccaCTGCAGTGACTGTGGGAAGTCTTTTAATGCTTCCGGTTctcttaaaagacacaaatgcaaGCTGTGA